In Camelina sativa cultivar DH55 chromosome 13, Cs, whole genome shotgun sequence, the genomic window TTGATTGCTTTATATGCTTATGTTCTCTTCAAATATCAGTAAAAattccttttttatatttttgcagGCTGGAAGAATCTCAAACCGCCTCTTTTATTTGTCTATCCCTCCAAATATATTTGTAGATGCTGTGAAATGTGCAAGCACTTCTGCTTCTTCTGTCAATGGATGGACTAGGGTCATCGTCGAGAAACCTTTTGGTCGAGATTCTGAAACCTCGGCTGCTTTAACAAAATCACTTAAGCAATATTTGGACGAAGATCAAATTTTTAGGTGGGAGATATTTCACttaaaggtttgtttttgttgtaatgaTGATGCTATTGAATGCTGTGCTGATATGATAAATTACAAATTGTGTTTTTACAGGATAGACCACTACCTAGGAAAGGAACTAGTGGAGAACTTATCTGTTCTTCGATTCTCAAACCTTATATTTGAACCACTATGGTCAAGGCAGTACATAAGGAATGTGCAGTTTATATTTTCTGAAGATTTCGGCACTGAAGGACGTGGAGGGTAAAATTGCTTGTTTACCACTATCTGGCTTTAATATCTCTTCTCCATTGAAAGCTCATGtttccttttctgttttcttatgtttattTCAGGTACTTTGACAACTACGGAATAATAAGAGATATAATGCAGAATCATCTGCTTCAAATCTTAGCCCTCTTTGCCATGGAAACACCTGTTAGTTTGGATGCAGAGGATATCAGAAATGAAAAGGTATGATATCTTTTTCCCTTAAAGTTTTGGGGTTGGTTCAAGAAAGCATATTATGAAAGTCTCGTGCATAATTCAGGTTAAGGTGTTACGTTCAATGAGGCCAATTCGAGTTGAAGATGTGGTAATAGGACAATACAAGAGCCACACAAAGGGAGGAGTCACATATCCAGCCTACACTGATGATAAAACTGTACCAAAAGGTAGTCTGACTCCGACATTTGCAGCTGCTGCTCTTTTCATTGACAATGCAAGATGGGACGGCGTCCCTTTTCTAATGAAAGCTGGCAAAGCACTACACACCAGGAGGTAGTGTCTATAACTTCAAACTTGTGAACTTTTTGCATATTGACTCTTATTACTGATAAGTATAATTTACAGTGCAGAGATAAGGGTGCAGTTCAGACATGTTCCGGGTAACTTGTATAACCGGAATACAGGTTCTAATCTTGATCAAGCTACAAATGAGCTTGTGATCCGTGTCCAACCAGATGAAGCAATCTATTTgagaatcaacaacaaggtcCCTGGTTTAGGAATGAGATTAGATCGCAGTAACTTGAATCTTCTATACTCAGACAGGTATTCAAAAGAGATACCAGATGCATATGAGAGACTTCTGTTGGATGCAatagaaggagaaagaagattGTTCATAAGAAGTGACGAGCTTGATGCAGCTTGGCCACTTTTTACTCCATTGCTTAAAGAgattgaagagaagaagagaatcccTGAGTACTATCCTTATGGCAGTCGTGGTCCAGTGGGTGCTCATTATCTAGCTGCTAAGCATAAGGTGCAATGGGGTGACGCTAGCCTTGACCAGTAAAAAACACTTTCTTTGTTTGCGTTGTTGTCTCTTTTTCACTTTGATATAGAGATTAATCTAGGATTCAAGCTTTTCCCACGTCTCTTTTTACAGGCTTTTTAATTGGTCATTTGGTTCTGTatcatttaataaataaataaagcaaaTGGGTTCTCTTGTTTTCTACTCGAAAAATGTCTTTTTGGTTGTGGTATTATGCGTCTGGTTCAAAGATGTATCCAGAATGGTTGGCCAAATCAGCCTAAGCTGAAAAACAAACGTGTATTGGTAAATTTAGAAAGTAGACTTTTTAGATACAAATCGATCAGAGATATACGCTCAACAAATCCGACTACAAGAGAGACCCTTACAAACACCTTACTAAGAAACTTCCAATCTGTTCTAATGATTATTCTCGCCATATTAAAAAGGGAAAGCCCACGgcttaacaaaaaacaaaaggccCACTAACCTTGCTTAGAAAGTCCAATCAATTCAAGTAGAAgtgaaaaagtaaaatttccttttttcttgtaaaGGAAAATTTccaattgttatatttttggtaGAGACCTCTCCGTTTATAAATACTCTCATATAATCTGGTCTTTGTTAATCAGACGCTTCAGTtcagagagagtgagagagaccGAGAGCGAGAGAGTGAGAGATCCTAACGACGAGATCACGGTCGATTCTAATggcgacgagagagagagagagagagcaaacaaacataaactaaGTCAGAGGTAAACTTTTCGTGTTCTTCTAAACCTATAAGGAATCAATTTGATTTTCGTGTGAATGTTTTTGCTTTCTGAGATAAGGGTTTCGCTTTTGTAGTGTATATAAGGGAATCTGAAGgaatgggtttgtttgtttcttttgggtgAGACGAAACAGGTTTTTGTGTTCGTGTTCTCGCCAGGACGGACGATGATGTCTTGACTCAGAACACAAAAACACGGTCGCCGGCGTCTTCTTACAAGGTAACCTAGGCTAGGTCTTTGTCTTGTTGGCGCTGTTCCTCTTGTTCGACAAGAGGGCAAAAAGGTATCTTTTTTTTAACCTAATAAGAATCGATTTGTCgatgttttggttttgagataAGTGTTTCGTTTTTGTATATATGggatcttaattaattaatgggtttgttgtttctttcttttgggtgGTGAAACGAAACAGGTTTGTGTCTTTGTTCGTGTGTTCCAACCAGAACGAtgactctgatttttttttcaaggacGTACGGAGTAGATTCAGAACAAACACGGTTGCCGGCGTGTTCTTACAGTAACGTAACAAGATCAAACTGACTCTAATTGTTATAGGTGGTGTCTTTGACTCAATTTGTCTTCCTTCCTCTTCCACTTCAATTTGCAAATCTTTTTAAGTCACCAAGTTGCTTTAAATTGCAGattctgttttatttgttaatttgcCTGTGAAACGAGCTAAATGGAGTCAAGAAGCAGGtacattgttttttatttgtttctctttttttttttttttatcaacagtgtaacaagaatctcaggtttatgttttgttttgcaggtttgCAGAAATTGGATGTCTTTGAAAAGCTTGAAGCTAAGTGTATAaggtatgaaacaaatattagttCCATGAAACTTATAAACGATTctaactaacttttttttttctttttttctcttgtttcttgccAATAGTTGAAGATGTTTATTAAGCTCTGCACTCCATGTCTCCATCTTTTGCCTGCACCACCACATCTGCCAGAATTCCAGGTAAATACCCTCCATCAGAGATTATTATCACTTTAGAACAGACTCATAGCTTGATGATCTGTTTTAGACATGTACAAGATCCAGGTATCCAGGTATTTACTTGTCTTCTTCTATACCTATGAATCGATTTTGATTTtcgtgtgatttttttttgcttttgaaataaGAGTTTCGCTTTTGTATTATCaatgtgtttgtttctttcttttgagtgAAACAGGTGTGTGTTCGTGTGTTCCAACCAAGACGATGGTTCATTGACTCTGATTTTTTCAAGGATGAAGTAGATTCAGACCAAAAATGGTTGCGGGTGTTCTTACAGTAACAACATCCAACTTATTAAAAGGTAACAATGGTCTTTCTTCCCTTGTCCATTTCCATAAAACTGAGTCGAATTTGCTTTTTAATCCCAATAGTACCTT contains:
- the LOC104735304 gene encoding glucose-6-phosphate 1-dehydrogenase 2, chloroplastic, whose translation is MAALSSSVTSRSYRSGYSASFSPVKGNRHRSLSFLSASSPRGRLNIHDLCVRFQSKSARASVSMQDGAIVTDSNPTENKSSLKGLKEEVLSVLSHDVAKVGAESDGQNKSTVSITVVGASGDLAKKKIFPALFALYYEGCLPEHFTIFGYSRSKMTDVEFRNMVSKTLTCRIDKRANCGEKMEEFLNRCFYNSGQYDSQEHFTELDKKLKEHEAGRISNRLFYLSIPPNIFVDAVKCASTSASSVNGWTRVIVEKPFGRDSETSAALTKSLKQYLDEDQIFRIDHYLGKELVENLSVLRFSNLIFEPLWSRQYIRNVQFIFSEDFGTEGRGGYFDNYGIIRDIMQNHLLQILALFAMETPVSLDAEDIRNEKVKVLRSMRPIRVEDVVIGQYKSHTKGGVTYPAYTDDKTVPKGSLTPTFAAAALFIDNARWDGVPFLMKAGKALHTRSAEIRVQFRHVPGNLYNRNTGSNLDQATNELVIRVQPDEAIYLRINNKVPGLGMRLDRSNLNLLYSDRYSKEIPDAYERLLLDAIEGERRLFIRSDELDAAWPLFTPLLKEIEEKKRIPEYYPYGSRGPVGAHYLAAKHKVQWGDASLDQ